A genomic stretch from Nocardia wallacei includes:
- the pnuC gene encoding nicotinamide riboside transporter PnuC, giving the protein MDAGFQLFGEHILWTDLIGNVLSLAVVWLAMRKTMWTWPVQLAGALLLLAASLDAHVPGNALKQLLFLALAGYGWVAWTRGRRDSGGLLVRPATARERAVLLTVLALGTVLVAELFIRLTWLHIAWSPWANAYIFVGSAIATFAQSRALVDFWIIWMLVDLVGVPLAFHSGLYVSGAVYGIFFVMVLFGFTRWRREYRARQRLLAPPITA; this is encoded by the coding sequence GTGGACGCGGGATTCCAGCTCTTCGGCGAGCACATTCTCTGGACCGACCTGATCGGGAACGTGCTGTCGCTGGCCGTGGTCTGGCTGGCCATGCGCAAGACGATGTGGACCTGGCCGGTCCAACTGGCCGGTGCGCTGCTGCTGCTCGCCGCCTCGCTGGACGCGCACGTGCCCGGGAACGCGCTCAAACAGCTTCTGTTCCTCGCGCTCGCCGGATACGGCTGGGTCGCCTGGACCCGCGGCCGGCGCGACAGCGGCGGTCTGCTGGTACGTCCCGCGACCGCGCGCGAACGCGCCGTCCTGCTGACCGTGCTGGCGCTGGGCACCGTGCTGGTGGCCGAGCTGTTCATCCGGCTGACCTGGCTGCACATCGCGTGGTCCCCGTGGGCGAACGCGTACATCTTCGTCGGCAGCGCGATCGCCACCTTCGCGCAGAGCCGCGCCCTGGTCGACTTCTGGATCATCTGGATGCTCGTCGATCTGGTCGGAGTCCCGCTGGCCTTCCATTCCGGCCTGTACGTCTCCGGCGCGGTCTACGGCATCTTCTTCGTGATGGTGCTGTTCGGCTTCACCCGCTGGCGCCGCGAGTATCGGGCCCGGCAGCGCCTGCTCGCGCCGCCGATCACCGCGTGA
- a CDS encoding PucR family transcriptional regulator, with the protein MAAPHPPLSTPGTRTLADACRADIPRLTGRLISAIFTDNPEWTDYTSVPRAELRDGCRRYLTRILQLLGGEPGDPERDDVAAAIGRHRAEQGVPLEAMLRTFRLGGGIVWEALLDKADSAGPQEIREAGTAMWAVIDGLSSALVTSYRNTELEQVRRDERRRHALIEDLLAGRAHDAGFAARAARELNLPSHGAYLVVAARGDDRPLRAGAETTLSALGIRSVWHDHMDTTIGLVALETRDSAAVLRQLRPLVRGRAGASPAVPGLAQVDSAHASALTALETLPGDATGLVSLDERYPEALLTRSPDLADQLVAHILGPVLELPAKERDILLQTLAAWLAENCSAANAAPRLHCHRNTVINRLQRISTLLGRSLEGQRSYVELSLALAALRLP; encoded by the coding sequence ATGGCCGCGCCGCATCCGCCCCTGTCGACTCCGGGGACCCGGACGCTGGCGGACGCGTGCCGGGCCGATATCCCGCGACTGACCGGCCGGTTGATCTCGGCGATCTTCACCGACAACCCGGAATGGACCGATTACACCTCGGTGCCCCGAGCCGAATTGCGCGACGGCTGCCGCCGTTACCTGACGCGCATCCTGCAGTTGCTCGGCGGCGAGCCCGGCGACCCCGAGCGCGACGACGTGGCGGCGGCGATCGGGCGGCACCGGGCCGAGCAGGGCGTTCCGCTGGAGGCGATGCTGCGGACGTTCCGGCTCGGCGGCGGCATCGTGTGGGAGGCGCTGCTGGACAAGGCCGACAGCGCCGGGCCGCAGGAGATCCGGGAGGCCGGGACGGCGATGTGGGCGGTCATCGACGGACTGTCCTCCGCGCTGGTCACCTCCTACCGCAACACCGAGCTCGAGCAGGTGCGCCGCGACGAGCGGCGCCGCCACGCGCTGATCGAGGATCTGCTCGCGGGCCGAGCGCACGACGCCGGGTTCGCCGCCCGGGCCGCGCGGGAATTGAATCTGCCGAGCCACGGGGCATATCTGGTGGTGGCCGCCCGCGGCGACGACCGCCCCTTGCGCGCGGGCGCCGAGACGACGTTGTCCGCCTTGGGAATTCGCTCGGTGTGGCACGACCACATGGACACCACCATCGGCCTGGTGGCGCTGGAGACCCGTGACAGCGCGGCCGTGCTGCGGCAGCTGCGGCCGCTGGTGCGCGGGCGCGCCGGCGCCTCCCCCGCCGTTCCCGGTCTGGCGCAAGTGGATTCGGCACACGCGTCGGCGCTCACCGCGCTGGAGACGCTGCCCGGCGACGCCACGGGCTTGGTATCGCTGGACGAGCGCTACCCGGAGGCGCTGCTGACCCGCTCGCCCGACCTGGCCGACCAGCTGGTCGCGCACATCCTGGGCCCGGTGCTCGAGCTTCCGGCGAAGGAACGCGACATCCTGCTGCAGACCCTCGCCGCCTGGCTGGCGGAGAACTGCTCGGCCGCCAATGCCGCCCCGCGCCTGCATTGCCACCGCAACACGGTGATCAACCGGCTGCAGCGGATCTCGACGCTGCTCGGCCGGTCGCTGGAGGGCCAGCGCTCCTACGTGGAGCTGTCGCTGGCCCTCGCCGCACTGCGGTTGCCCTGA
- a CDS encoding alpha-ketoacid dehydrogenase subunit beta — MTYREALRDTLRQEMRRDDDILLIGEEIGVFEGSYKITAGLLAEFGEKRVRDTPIAEEGFVGAAIGAAMLGLRPVVEIMTINFSLLALDQIVNHAAKIYGMFGGQTSVPMVIRTPGGGGQQLGATHSQNIELYYAFVPGLKVVAPSTPADARALLRAAIADDDPVLFLENLALYNTKGEVPEDLPPIQIGKAAVTRPGTDITLIGYSRMATVATQVAERLAAEGISAEVIDLRSLRPLDRDTLVASVRKTGCAVIGEDDWLTYGIGAEVAASISDGAFDYLDAPVRRVAMAEVPLPYAKPLERLALPSADSLYTAAVETLAAVGRRR, encoded by the coding sequence ATGACCTATCGCGAGGCCCTGCGCGACACCCTGCGCCAGGAGATGCGCCGCGACGACGACATCCTGCTGATCGGCGAGGAGATCGGCGTTTTCGAGGGTTCCTACAAGATCACCGCCGGTCTGCTCGCCGAGTTCGGCGAGAAGCGGGTGCGCGACACACCGATCGCCGAGGAGGGTTTCGTCGGCGCCGCCATCGGCGCGGCCATGCTCGGGCTGCGACCCGTCGTGGAGATCATGACGATCAATTTCTCGCTGCTCGCGCTGGATCAGATCGTCAATCACGCCGCCAAGATCTACGGGATGTTCGGCGGCCAGACCAGTGTGCCGATGGTGATCCGCACTCCCGGCGGCGGCGGACAGCAACTGGGCGCGACGCATTCGCAGAACATCGAGCTGTACTACGCGTTCGTGCCCGGGCTGAAGGTGGTCGCGCCGAGCACTCCCGCCGACGCCCGCGCCCTGCTGCGGGCGGCGATCGCCGACGACGATCCGGTGCTGTTCCTGGAGAATCTGGCGCTCTACAACACCAAAGGTGAAGTGCCCGAAGATCTTCCGCCGATCCAGATTGGCAAGGCCGCGGTCACGCGACCGGGTACCGACATCACGCTGATCGGCTACTCCCGGATGGCCACCGTCGCCACGCAGGTAGCCGAACGGCTGGCCGCGGAAGGGATCTCGGCGGAGGTGATCGACCTGCGCAGCCTGCGGCCGCTGGACCGGGACACCCTGGTGGCGTCGGTGCGCAAGACCGGCTGCGCGGTGATCGGCGAGGACGACTGGCTCACCTACGGCATCGGGGCCGAGGTCGCCGCCTCGATCTCCGACGGGGCCTTCGACTACCTCGACGCGCCCGTGCGGCGGGTGGCGATGGCCGAGGTGCCGCTGCCCTACGCCAAGCCGCTGGAGCGGCTCGCGCTCCCCTCCGCCGACTCCCTGTACACCGCCGCGGTGGAAACCCTTGCGGCCGTGGGCCGCCGCCGGTGA
- the pdhA gene encoding pyruvate dehydrogenase (acetyl-transferring) E1 component subunit alpha, translated as MTTTTAPRKSTRKAAAKPTTEADNRFADEDPRTLRGLYRDMLFVRRFEERTAQSYQQAKIGGYCHLNLGEEATVVGLAAAMRPTDYLFTNYREHGYALAKGIEPGRVMAELYGRTTGTSKGWGGSMHMYDTATRLLGGYAIVGGQVPLAVGAALAIDYRGGDDVVVCQMGDGTTNIGAFHESLNIAALWRLPVLFLVINNRTGMGTTVERSSAEPDLYKRADSYRMRGERVDGTDVLAVRDIAAELLEGARREGKPALLEAVSHRLKGHSVVDPAKYRSAQDISAAREHDPIVRFAAELVAAGVLSEQDTADLEAEVREGVEAAVAFADASPHPEPDSLFDYNYATPVPGDSRRLPADPLFTV; from the coding sequence GTGACCACGACCACCGCCCCGCGCAAGAGCACCCGCAAGGCCGCCGCCAAGCCGACGACCGAGGCGGACAACAGGTTCGCCGACGAGGACCCGCGGACGCTGCGCGGGCTGTATCGCGACATGCTGTTCGTGCGCCGGTTCGAGGAGCGCACCGCGCAGAGCTATCAGCAGGCCAAGATCGGCGGCTACTGTCACCTCAATCTCGGTGAGGAGGCCACCGTCGTCGGCCTGGCGGCGGCCATGCGCCCCACCGACTACCTGTTCACCAACTACCGCGAACACGGTTACGCCCTGGCCAAGGGCATCGAGCCGGGGCGCGTGATGGCCGAGTTGTACGGCCGCACCACCGGCACCTCCAAGGGCTGGGGCGGGTCGATGCACATGTACGACACGGCGACCCGGCTGCTGGGCGGCTACGCCATCGTGGGCGGGCAGGTCCCGCTGGCCGTCGGCGCCGCGCTGGCCATCGACTACCGCGGCGGCGACGATGTCGTGGTGTGCCAGATGGGCGACGGCACAACGAATATCGGCGCCTTCCACGAGTCGCTGAACATCGCGGCGCTGTGGCGGCTGCCCGTGCTGTTCCTGGTGATCAACAACCGGACCGGCATGGGTACCACGGTCGAGCGGTCCTCGGCCGAGCCCGACCTGTACAAGCGGGCCGACTCCTACCGGATGCGCGGCGAACGGGTGGACGGCACCGACGTGCTGGCGGTCCGCGATATCGCCGCCGAACTGCTGGAAGGCGCACGGCGCGAAGGCAAACCGGCGCTGCTGGAGGCGGTCAGCCACCGCCTCAAGGGGCACTCCGTCGTCGACCCGGCGAAATACCGTTCCGCCCAGGACATCTCGGCCGCCCGCGAGCACGACCCGATCGTGCGGTTCGCGGCCGAACTGGTCGCGGCCGGAGTGCTGTCGGAACAGGACACCGCCGACCTCGAGGCCGAGGTGCGCGAGGGTGTCGAGGCGGCCGTGGCATTCGCCGACGCCAGCCCGCATCCGGAGCCGGACAGCCTGTTCGACTACAACTACGCCACCCCGGTCCCCGGCGACTCCCGCCGCCTGCCCGCCGACCCGCTCTTCACCGTCTGA
- the lpdA gene encoding dihydrolipoyl dehydrogenase encodes MPEFDLLVVGGGPGGYVAAIRAAQRGLSVGLVEKERPGGVCLNWGCIPTKAMLRSAEVFQTVSAAADFGVLAENVRFDFDAVRQRKDGVVEELTDGVAGLLRANGVTVLEGHARFTGPTTVEVHEVGPSPVFPGGPRYAAAPTTAIRRVDARDVIIATGSVPARLPIPGADLPGVITSDGAFGLTEVPRRLVVVGGSAVGAEWASLFATFGSEVTIVELQDRLVPLEDTDIGTALGRSFAKRGITVLTGSTVESITAAAPLRVTVAGPHARALDADVVLVGVGRRPNTADLGLDAAGIGTDARGFIEVDDQLRTDVEHVYAIGDVTGRALLAHVASHQGLTAADVIAGRPAHIDYTVIPAATFTHPEIASVGLTEEQARAAGHQVLTAKFPFAALGRPRTFGDTEGFLKIVAGQQHQEVLGVHIIGPSASDLITEGALAIALEATLDELADTIHAHPTLGEIGMEAALTGLGLPVHIAPRQR; translated from the coding sequence GTGCCGGAGTTCGATCTTTTGGTCGTGGGCGGCGGCCCCGGCGGGTACGTGGCCGCCATCCGCGCGGCGCAGCGCGGGCTGTCGGTCGGCCTGGTGGAGAAGGAGCGGCCCGGCGGCGTCTGCCTGAACTGGGGCTGCATCCCGACCAAGGCCATGCTGCGCTCCGCCGAGGTCTTCCAGACCGTCAGTGCCGCAGCCGATTTCGGCGTGCTCGCCGAGAACGTCCGGTTCGACTTCGACGCGGTGCGCCAGCGCAAGGACGGTGTGGTCGAGGAACTCACCGACGGGGTCGCGGGCCTGCTGCGCGCCAACGGCGTGACGGTGCTCGAGGGTCACGCCCGGTTCACCGGGCCCACCACCGTCGAGGTACACGAGGTGGGCCCGTCGCCGGTCTTCCCCGGGGGCCCGCGCTACGCCGCCGCCCCGACCACCGCGATCCGCCGCGTCGACGCGCGCGACGTGATCATCGCGACCGGCTCGGTTCCCGCCCGGCTGCCGATCCCCGGGGCGGACCTGCCCGGCGTGATCACCTCCGACGGCGCGTTCGGGCTGACCGAGGTGCCCCGGCGGCTGGTGGTGGTCGGCGGCAGCGCGGTCGGCGCCGAGTGGGCGAGCCTGTTCGCCACCTTCGGCAGCGAGGTCACCATCGTCGAGTTGCAGGACCGCCTGGTCCCCTTGGAGGACACCGACATCGGGACCGCGCTGGGCCGTTCGTTCGCCAAGCGCGGCATCACCGTCCTGACAGGATCGACGGTCGAATCGATCACGGCCGCGGCGCCGTTGCGCGTCACCGTCGCCGGGCCGCACGCCCGCGCGCTCGACGCCGATGTGGTGCTCGTCGGGGTCGGCCGCCGTCCCAACACCGCGGACCTGGGCCTGGACGCCGCCGGAATCGGCACGGACGCACGGGGTTTCATCGAGGTCGACGACCAGTTGCGCACCGACGTCGAGCACGTCTACGCCATCGGCGACGTCACCGGCCGAGCACTGCTCGCGCACGTCGCGTCGCATCAGGGACTCACCGCCGCCGACGTGATCGCCGGACGTCCCGCCCACATCGACTACACGGTGATCCCCGCGGCCACCTTCACCCATCCCGAGATCGCCTCGGTCGGTCTCACCGAGGAGCAGGCGCGCGCGGCCGGCCACCAGGTGCTGACCGCGAAGTTCCCGTTCGCGGCGCTGGGCCGGCCACGCACCTTCGGCGACACCGAGGGCTTCCTGAAGATCGTTGCCGGACAACAGCATCAGGAAGTGCTCGGCGTGCACATCATCGGCCCGTCGGCCAGCGACCTGATCACCGAGGGCGCCCTGGCCATCGCGCTGGAGGCGACCCTCGACGAACTCGCCGACACCATCCACGCCCACCCCACCCTCGGCGAGATCGGCATGGAAGCGGCCCTGACCGGGCTGGGCCTGCCGGTACACATCGCGCCGCGCCAGCGTTGA
- a CDS encoding alpha/beta hydrolase: MSVLMGAVAIGIWSSGEASAQARVVGENPLGGSVSQVDVYSPAMDRVVSNRVIRAAGGSAPTLYLLTGIGGGLDGISWWDDTDVRDFFADKHVNVVMPIGGAYSMYTDWLSDDPVVGRGRWQTFLTQELPAALDPHLGSTGRNAVAGVSMSAASAIDLAIQAPERYSAVAAYSGCPWSSDPAGIGLVSAQLVKGGANPGNMWGFPGTGAWPVHDAFARAGALAGKTIYLSAATGAPGAIDEGGLPFPPVEAIASACTGAFAGRLAQLGIPAIHVNRPEGSHTWGQFEADLHDSWPHLAAALGA, from the coding sequence ATGAGTGTGCTGATGGGCGCCGTCGCGATAGGTATCTGGTCCAGTGGCGAGGCGTCGGCGCAGGCGCGGGTGGTCGGCGAGAACCCCCTGGGCGGTTCCGTCTCGCAGGTGGACGTCTACTCCCCGGCGATGGATCGCGTCGTGAGCAACCGGGTGATCCGGGCCGCCGGGGGATCGGCGCCCACGCTCTACCTGCTGACCGGTATCGGCGGCGGCCTGGACGGCATCTCCTGGTGGGACGACACCGACGTCCGGGATTTCTTCGCCGACAAGCACGTCAACGTGGTGATGCCGATCGGCGGCGCCTACAGCATGTACACCGATTGGCTCTCCGACGACCCCGTGGTCGGCCGCGGCCGCTGGCAGACCTTCCTGACCCAGGAGCTGCCCGCGGCGCTCGACCCGCACCTGGGCAGCACCGGCCGCAACGCGGTCGCCGGGGTGTCGATGAGCGCTGCCTCGGCCATCGACCTGGCCATTCAGGCGCCGGAACGCTACAGCGCGGTCGCCGCCTACAGCGGTTGCCCGTGGTCCTCGGATCCCGCCGGAATCGGCCTGGTCTCGGCGCAACTCGTCAAGGGCGGCGCGAACCCGGGGAACATGTGGGGCTTCCCGGGCACCGGGGCCTGGCCCGTGCACGACGCGTTCGCCCGCGCCGGCGCGCTGGCGGGAAAGACCATCTACCTGTCGGCGGCCACCGGCGCGCCGGGTGCCATCGACGAAGGCGGTCTGCCGTTCCCGCCGGTCGAGGCGATAGCCAGCGCCTGCACCGGCGCCTTCGCCGGGCGGCTCGCCCAGCTCGGCATCCCCGCGATCCATGTGAACCGGCCGGAGGGCTCGCACACCTGGGGTCAGTTCGAGGCCGACCTGCACGACTCGTGGCCGCATCTGGCCGCCGCGCTCGGCGCATGA
- a CDS encoding dihydrolipoamide acetyltransferase family protein, whose translation MPEITMPRLSDTMEDGVIASWLKQVGDQVTRGEVLAEIETDKALMELEAYDDGVLEQILADAGARVPIGEPIAIVGDGTGPRTTAGAQAVPGASAPAAPAVEASGSASRASAVQTGGSSSAEEPKPGQRPKSSPLARKIARELGVDLAAVTGTGPGGRITRRDVESARAAGVSAPRTGAEAVVGDTAYDSGPGGRSTAPAHTEPAEATGTVGGAPASGDHDEVPLTTIQQVSAKRLAESMRQAPHIYLTSAIDVTELFTFRGRINATLEAAGKGKVSVNDLLVKAVASTLRADPAVNVSFAGDKLVRHHGIHLGVAVATPAGLLVPVLRDADRKSVSEIAAETRELAGRARDRKLRANEMSGGTFTISNLGMFGIEQFTAVINPPESAILAVGAAQDEVRLADGEVVARKILRVTLSADHRAIDGAVAAQFLQHLKELLEHPLRIIT comes from the coding sequence TTGCCTGAAATCACCATGCCCCGCCTGTCCGACACCATGGAGGACGGCGTCATCGCCTCCTGGCTCAAGCAGGTCGGCGACCAGGTCACCCGCGGCGAGGTGCTCGCCGAGATCGAAACCGACAAGGCCCTCATGGAATTGGAGGCCTACGACGACGGAGTCCTCGAGCAGATCCTCGCCGACGCGGGCGCCCGCGTCCCGATCGGCGAGCCGATCGCCATCGTCGGGGACGGGACCGGACCGCGGACTACCGCGGGCGCACAGGCGGTTCCGGGCGCATCGGCCCCGGCAGCACCGGCTGTCGAGGCGTCCGGTTCGGCCAGCCGGGCATCGGCCGTGCAGACCGGCGGCTCGAGCTCGGCCGAGGAGCCGAAGCCGGGACAGCGGCCCAAATCGTCTCCGCTGGCCCGCAAGATCGCTCGCGAACTGGGCGTCGATCTGGCCGCGGTCACGGGCACCGGGCCCGGCGGCCGGATCACCCGCCGCGATGTCGAGTCCGCCCGTGCCGCAGGCGTTTCCGCGCCGCGGACCGGCGCCGAAGCCGTGGTCGGCGACACGGCCTACGATTCCGGTCCGGGCGGCCGATCCACGGCCCCGGCGCACACCGAACCGGCCGAGGCCACCGGGACCGTCGGCGGCGCACCGGCATCCGGCGATCACGACGAGGTGCCGCTGACCACGATCCAGCAGGTGTCGGCCAAGCGGCTGGCCGAGAGCATGCGGCAGGCGCCGCACATCTATCTGACGAGCGCGATCGACGTCACCGAACTGTTCACGTTCCGCGGCCGGATCAACGCCACGCTGGAGGCCGCGGGCAAGGGCAAGGTCAGTGTGAACGATCTGCTGGTGAAGGCGGTGGCCTCGACACTGCGCGCGGATCCGGCGGTGAACGTCTCCTTCGCCGGTGACAAACTGGTGCGTCACCACGGGATTCACCTCGGCGTCGCGGTGGCGACACCGGCCGGGCTGCTGGTGCCGGTGCTGCGCGACGCCGACCGCAAGAGCGTCTCGGAGATCGCGGCCGAGACCCGGGAGCTGGCCGGGCGGGCACGCGACCGCAAGCTGCGCGCGAACGAGATGTCCGGCGGCACGTTCACCATCTCGAACCTGGGCATGTTCGGCATCGAGCAGTTCACCGCGGTCATCAACCCGCCGGAGTCGGCGATCCTCGCCGTCGGCGCCGCCCAGGACGAAGTGCGTCTCGCCGACGGCGAGGTGGTCGCCCGCAAGATCCTGCGGGTGACCCTGTCCGCCGACCACCGCGCGATCGACGGCGCCGTGGCGGCCCAGTTCCTGCAGCACCTGAAGGAACTGCTGGAACACCCGCTGCGCATCATCACCTAG
- a CDS encoding PucR family transcriptional regulator: protein MRLRSLLTMDLGLELVTGEDELDRFVRWVVTQDLLDPGRYLSGGELVLTGMQWRGGPADSETFVAALARAKVAALATGDARYGAPPDDVVRACRRHRIPLFRVHETVAFATVTERITRDLSTGRAADLSAILDRHRQLVSGAGLGSVLELIERDLGMRCWVMSSTGRVVAGPHQRPPAQVVTDFLSARRLPCVTAAGGRPYSLFAVDEHGTSRAADWVLVFDGDWSDWTEERRALTGELAAVVSLERARHDDRQSAEGRLAEELVQLIVSDAKPAEIVSRLQLTGLGAADSYVAVAAAAEDGLRPRELRALLREILYGRTPAAGVVDGEAIALVPTDQSVLDLVHAALDTLEPGLGDSRLSIGVSGIVDGESLRGAVEEARHARRVAADRRRPACVVGHDELATHMMLLASVPDEVRRMFRLRLLDPLISYDRNNSADLVHTLEIFLETSGSWARSAESLHVHVNTLRYRIARIEELTGRDLSRLADRVDFFLALALR, encoded by the coding sequence ATGCGCCTTCGCTCGCTGCTCACCATGGACCTGGGGCTCGAGCTCGTCACCGGGGAAGACGAGCTCGATCGGTTCGTGCGCTGGGTCGTCACCCAGGATCTGCTCGATCCCGGCCGGTATCTGTCCGGCGGCGAGCTGGTGCTCACCGGCATGCAGTGGCGCGGCGGCCCCGCGGACAGCGAGACGTTCGTCGCGGCGCTCGCGCGGGCGAAGGTGGCGGCGCTGGCGACCGGCGACGCCCGCTACGGCGCCCCGCCCGACGATGTGGTGCGGGCCTGCCGCCGCCACCGCATCCCGCTGTTCCGGGTGCACGAGACGGTGGCGTTCGCGACGGTCACCGAACGCATCACCCGCGACCTGTCGACGGGCCGGGCGGCGGACCTGTCGGCGATTCTGGACCGGCACCGGCAATTGGTGTCCGGGGCCGGACTGGGCTCGGTGCTGGAGCTGATCGAACGCGATCTGGGCATGCGCTGCTGGGTGATGTCGTCGACGGGCCGCGTGGTGGCCGGGCCGCACCAGCGCCCGCCCGCACAGGTCGTCACGGATTTCCTGAGCGCCCGCCGCCTGCCGTGCGTCACCGCCGCCGGCGGCCGCCCGTACTCGCTGTTCGCCGTCGACGAGCACGGCACCTCGCGGGCCGCCGACTGGGTGCTGGTGTTCGACGGCGACTGGTCGGACTGGACCGAGGAGCGCCGCGCCCTGACCGGCGAGCTGGCCGCGGTCGTCTCGCTGGAACGCGCCCGGCACGACGACCGGCAGAGCGCCGAGGGACGCCTCGCCGAGGAACTCGTTCAGCTGATCGTCTCCGATGCCAAACCGGCAGAGATCGTCTCGCGGCTGCAGCTGACCGGACTCGGCGCGGCCGACAGTTACGTCGCGGTGGCCGCGGCCGCCGAAGACGGGTTGCGGCCCAGGGAATTACGCGCGCTGTTGCGCGAAATCCTGTACGGGCGAACGCCTGCCGCCGGTGTCGTGGACGGCGAGGCGATCGCCCTGGTACCGACCGACCAATCCGTGCTCGACCTCGTGCACGCGGCACTCGACACCCTCGAGCCGGGACTGGGCGACAGCCGGCTGTCGATCGGGGTGAGCGGCATCGTGGACGGCGAATCGCTGCGCGGCGCGGTCGAGGAGGCCCGGCACGCCCGGCGAGTGGCCGCCGACCGCCGTCGCCCCGCCTGTGTGGTGGGCCACGACGAGCTCGCCACCCACATGATGCTGCTGGCCAGCGTGCCCGACGAGGTGCGGCGCATGTTCCGGCTGCGTCTGCTCGACCCGCTGATCAGCTACGACCGGAACAACAGCGCCGATCTCGTGCACACCCTGGAAATCTTCCTGGAGACGTCCGGCTCCTGGGCCCGCAGCGCCGAATCGCTGCACGTGCACGTCAATACGCTGCGCTACCGGATCGCCCGCATCGAGGAACTGACCGGGCGCGACCTGTCCCGACTGGCCGACCGCGTCGACTTCTTCCTGGCCCTGGCTTTGCGCTGA